In Aegilops tauschii subsp. strangulata cultivar AL8/78 chromosome 3, Aet v6.0, whole genome shotgun sequence, one genomic interval encodes:
- the LOC109763946 gene encoding uncharacterized protein isoform X2 produces the protein MEQREANTAVPISKREAARGGNGDMEKQGGDPSGGALPSKVRKSIERKQTRKIIRKQTTKRPRNIEEPVNKPRGHVGAKAYSRCSLPYFVDVVKSTCKSKEKVQLVRGIGFGFTLEFDECVVPRPFAQWIADNVCVKDEQIVFNQKVITLNAESVSHVLGIPAGENNINITDDGGKAEFLALFGLSEVPSIKYFGNKIIKEEELSDEQYIRCYMIVMLATFLCPTSNTKPSTKYMGAFIDVSKIKDLNWCKFTHAWLMQAINKYQKEKVKQNRITLTLGGYIFHLAVHLFSCFSYGAEFEVHAHEARKRGVK, from the exons ATGGAGCAGAGAGAGGCCAACACGGCTGTACCCATCTCTAAACGGGAAGCCGCTCGAGGCGGCAACGGCGACATGGAGAAGCAGGGCGGCGACCCGTCAGGCGGCGCGCTCCCATCGAAG GTAAGAAAGAGTATTGAAAGGAAACAAACTCGTAAGATAATACGAAAGCAAACAACCAAG AGGCCTAGAAATATCGAAGAGCCTGTCAACAAACCCCGTGGTCACGTCGGAGCCAAGGCATACAGCAGATGTAGTCTGCCATACTTTGTTGATGTTGTCAAGTCCACATGCAAAAGTAAAGAGAAAGTACAACTCGTCAGAGGTATCGGCTTCGGTTTCACACTTGAGTTCGATGAGTGTGTCGTACCAAGGCCATTTGCGCAATGGATAGCTGATAATGTTTGTGTCAAGGATGAACAAATTGTCTTCAATCAGAAGGTGATAACACTCAATGCAGAGTCAGTGTCCCATGTTCTTGGAATTCCAGCAGGTGAAAACAACATCAACATAACTGATGATGGAGGAAAAGCTGAATTTCTCGCGTTGTTTGGGCTGTCAGAAGTTCCATCAATCAAGTATTTTGGCAACAAGATCATCAAGGAGGAGGAGCTATCTGATGAACAATACATCCGTTGTTATATGATTGTTATGCTTGCAACCTTCTTATGCCCAACATCAAACACTAAACCAAGCACCAAGTATATGGGAGCATTTATTGATGTTAGCAAGATCAAAGACTTAAACTGGTGTAAATTCACACATGCATGGTTGATGCAAGCAATCAACAAGTATCAAAAAGAAAAGGTCAAGCAAAACAGGATAACATTAACACTGGGCGGATACATTTTTCACCTTGCGGTACATCTTTTTTCATGCTTTTCCTATGGCGCAGAATTCGAAGTTCATGCGCATGAAGCAAGGAAGCGTGGTGTCAAGTAG
- the LOC109763946 gene encoding uncharacterized protein isoform X1, with protein MEQREANTAVPISKREAARGGNGDMEKQGGDPSGGALPSKGPVTVLSASHGDKHNSDTCLEHDEINKAHGILFKEKRDPEDMDDQHLYEEQGQEIDDDLTETEVSDSLLCDGVINLVRKSIERKQTRKIIRKQTTKRPRNIEEPVNKPRGHVGAKAYSRCSLPYFVDVVKSTCKSKEKVQLVRGIGFGFTLEFDECVVPRPFAQWIADNVCVKDEQIVFNQKVITLNAESVSHVLGIPAGENNINITDDGGKAEFLALFGLSEVPSIKYFGNKIIKEEELSDEQYIRCYMIVMLATFLCPTSNTKPSTKYMGAFIDVSKIKDLNWCKFTHAWLMQAINKYQKEKVKQNRITLTLGGYIFHLAVHLFSCFSYGAEFEVHAHEARKRGVK; from the exons ATGGAGCAGAGAGAGGCCAACACGGCTGTACCCATCTCTAAACGGGAAGCCGCTCGAGGCGGCAACGGCGACATGGAGAAGCAGGGCGGCGACCCGTCAGGCGGCGCGCTCCCATCGAAG GGGCCTGTTACTGTGCTGAGTGCATCGCATGGGGATAAACACAACAGTGACACATGCTTGGAGCATGATGAAATTAACAAAGCCCATGGAATATTGTTTAAAGAAAAAAGAGATCCCGAAGATATGGACGATCAACATCTATATGAGGAACAGGGGCAAGAAATAGATGATGATTTAACTGAAACTGAAGTGTCAGATAGTCTACTGTGCGACGGTGTGATAAATTTG GTAAGAAAGAGTATTGAAAGGAAACAAACTCGTAAGATAATACGAAAGCAAACAACCAAG AGGCCTAGAAATATCGAAGAGCCTGTCAACAAACCCCGTGGTCACGTCGGAGCCAAGGCATACAGCAGATGTAGTCTGCCATACTTTGTTGATGTTGTCAAGTCCACATGCAAAAGTAAAGAGAAAGTACAACTCGTCAGAGGTATCGGCTTCGGTTTCACACTTGAGTTCGATGAGTGTGTCGTACCAAGGCCATTTGCGCAATGGATAGCTGATAATGTTTGTGTCAAGGATGAACAAATTGTCTTCAATCAGAAGGTGATAACACTCAATGCAGAGTCAGTGTCCCATGTTCTTGGAATTCCAGCAGGTGAAAACAACATCAACATAACTGATGATGGAGGAAAAGCTGAATTTCTCGCGTTGTTTGGGCTGTCAGAAGTTCCATCAATCAAGTATTTTGGCAACAAGATCATCAAGGAGGAGGAGCTATCTGATGAACAATACATCCGTTGTTATATGATTGTTATGCTTGCAACCTTCTTATGCCCAACATCAAACACTAAACCAAGCACCAAGTATATGGGAGCATTTATTGATGTTAGCAAGATCAAAGACTTAAACTGGTGTAAATTCACACATGCATGGTTGATGCAAGCAATCAACAAGTATCAAAAAGAAAAGGTCAAGCAAAACAGGATAACATTAACACTGGGCGGATACATTTTTCACCTTGCGGTACATCTTTTTTCATGCTTTTCCTATGGCGCAGAATTCGAAGTTCATGCGCATGAAGCAAGGAAGCGTGGTGTCAAGTAG